The window GGTGCTGACCACGGACGGCAAGACGTACTCCGTCGACAAGAAGCCGTGGGAGTACCGGGCGCCTGCAGGGCCTGGCGGGGTTGCCCCGGCCCCCTCTGGCGGCGGGACGAAGTTCGTGGCGAGCAAAAAGAGCGACAAGTATCACTACCCCTCCTGCAACGCCGCCAAGAAGATCAGCCCGGCCAACCTGGTGGAGTTCAGGAGCGCCGCCGAGGCTAGGGCGGCCGGGTACGTGCCGTGCAAGATCTGCAAACCGCCCGACAGGTAGGAGGTGGACCCCGTGCGTGCGGTGATCGACCGGTTCGAGGGTGACCTGGCGGTGGTGCTGGTGGGTGACGAGGAGTACAGGCTGGACGTCCCGCGCCGCTTCCTGCCGCGCGGGGCGCGGGAGGGGGACGTCCTGGTCCTCAGGTGGGAGATCGACCGGCGGGAGACGGAGGCCAGGCGGGAGAAGGTCAGGGGCCTGATCGAGGAACTCAGGCGCCGGAAATGAGCCGGGGTCACGCCCTTGAGGGTACGCGAAGGTAGGCTGTGCCGGTAGGAGGCACGGCGCGACCCGTATAGAATCCTGGCAGTGGGGAGGTGTGCCTGTTGGCTCTGGCCGAACTCCGCGTTGGCTCCCTCGTGCGTGTGCGGGACCGGGACTGGGTGGTGCTTCCTCACGAGAGGCCGGGGGTGTTGCGCCTGCGGCCGGTGGTGGGATACGAGCACGAGACGTGTGCGGTCTTCCTTCCCCTCGAGGGTGGAAACGTGGTCCCTTCGGGGTTTCCCGAGCCCGACGCCGCCCGGGCGGGAGACTTCGAGTCCGGCAGGCTTCTCAGGAACGCGGCCCGGCTCAGCCTCCAGGCTGGGGCGGGTCCGTTCCGCCCCCTGGCGCGCCTGTCCGCGCAGTGCTTCCTCCACCCACCCTCCTGTTGAGGTTCTGAAGGGAGATCGGGGAACCATGGACCATCTGTATCAATTACTGGCTGTTGCAACCCGGAGATGGCGCGAGGCTGGGTATCCTTGCGAGGAATACCCGGTTATTGGCGAACTCCTGGATTACCAAGTTGATGCGGAAACCGGTGGGTGCCGTTACCTGCGTGTCCCCCAGCTCCGGGCACTGGAAGTCTACTGGTACCTGCGTCTTGTCAAAGGAACCCCGCACGTCTTTGATCTGTACCGCGACCTGTATCCCAGACCCGCGGAGCTGCTTGAGGTCTTGGGGCTGGCGCATGACGAGATCCGCAACTACGTGCTCAACGAGGGGTTGGACGCACTCTGGCATCGCCTGCGAACCGATGATGAGTTCTGCCGAGATTTCGGGCTCGAAGCCACACGCGAGACCCTCACGCTTGGTTATCCCAGCTACATCTTTGCCCTGGCAATGGGGGCCGGTAAGACGGTACTGATCGGGGCCATCATTGCCACCGAGTTCGCCATGGCCCTGGAGTACCCGGAAGCCGGCTTTGCGCACAACGCGCTGGTTTTTGCTCCCGGCAAGACCATC is drawn from Bacillota bacterium and contains these coding sequences:
- a CDS encoding Ada metal-binding domain-containing protein, whose protein sequence is VLTTDGKTYSVDKKPWEYRAPAGPGGVAPAPSGGGTKFVASKKSDKYHYPSCNAAKKISPANLVEFRSAAEARAAGYVPCKICKPPDR
- a CDS encoding restriction endonuclease subunit R; this translates as MDHLYQLLAVATRRWREAGYPCEEYPVIGELLDYQVDAETGGCRYLRVPQLRALEVYWYLRLVKGTPHVFDLYRDLYPRPAELLEVLGLAHDEIRNYVLNEGLDALWHRLRTDDEFCRDFGLEATRETLTLGYPSYIFALAMGAGKTVLIGAIIATEFAMALEYPEAGFAHNALVFAPGKTIVEALRELAEIPYDRILPPRLYKPFAASVKLTFTRDGEIDL
- a CDS encoding DUF3006 domain-containing protein, with the protein product MRAVIDRFEGDLAVVLVGDEEYRLDVPRRFLPRGAREGDVLVLRWEIDRRETEARREKVRGLIEELRRRK